The DNA sequence CAAGTCTTCAAACTTATCGGGTTGCAATGCTTTGAGGTGCTTTTGCATTCCGGGGGACTCGTATTGGAAGATCCCTACTGTATTTCCATTTTTGAATATCTCATAGGTTTTATCATCATCCAAAGGAAAATCATCAGGATTTAAAACTTCACCCGTCCTTTTTCTAATAATTTCAATGGTATCGGCAATAATCGTCAAAGTACGTAAACCTAGAAAATCCATTTTTAACAATCCGGCACTTTCTACCACGGAGTTATCAAATTGGGATACCAACAAAGAGGAATCTTTAGCAACGGCAACCGGTATTAAATTAGTAATATCTTCCGGAGTAATAATTACTCCACACGCATGAACTCCCGTGTTCCGTAAGCTACCTTCCAGTTGGTAAGCATTTTGTATTACCCGCCCTTCCAGGTCATATTGATTAAATTTTTGTTTGAGTTGAAGTACAGGAACAGACTCCTCTTTACCGAAATCTTTAATTAACTCACTTTCTGTTTTATTTTTTAGCTTGGTTAAATTTAAGGTAGAGGGTAGGTTTTTTGATAAGCGGTCTGTATCGCTTAAGGGCAATTCAAGCACTCTTCCTGCATCCCTTATTGCGGAACGTCCGGCTAATGTACCGTAAGTAATTATTTGAGCAACCTGATTTTCTCCGTATTTATCTACCACCCATTGAATGATTTTTTCACGTCCTCTATCGTCAAAATCGATGTCTATGTCGGGTAAGGATACCCGATCCGGATTTAAGAAACGCTCAAAAAGTAAATCGTATTTAATAGGATCTATATTAGTAATCCCTATGCAATAAGCAACGGCTGATCCGGCTGCAGAACCTCGACCCGGACCAACAGATACGCCCATTTTACGCGCTTGTGAGGTGAAATCCTGTACAATGAGAAAATATCCGGGATATCCCGTTTTGGCTATGGTTTCCAACTCAAATTGTAAACGATCTTTAGTATCTTCGGATAATTGGTCGCCATATCTTTTTTTAGCACCTTCCCAGGTAAGATATGCTAAGTAGGCATTTTCTCCTCGCTTTCCTCCGTCCACTTCATCTTGAGGGTCTTTAAATTCATCAGGTATATCAAATTTAGGAAGTAAAACATCTCGGGTTAATTGATAAGGTTCAAATTTTTTGATAAAGTCTTCAAAATTTTCAATTGCTTCCGGTATATCTGCAAACAATTGAGCCATTTCTGTTTGAGATTTAAAATTATATTCATCATTAGGAAGACCGTATCTTCTTCCAAAACCTCTGCCCTTAGGGGTAGATTGTTTTTCTCCGTCTTTTATACATAAAAGGATATCCTGGGTTTCTGCTTCTTTTTTACTAATATAAAATGTATCGTTTTGAGCTAAAACTTTGACTCCGTATTTTTTGGCAAATTTTATTAAAACTTTGTTGAGGTGTTCCTCTTCATCTAAATGGTGTCTTAATAACTCTACATAAAAATCATCACCAAATAATCCATGCCAATAGATAAAGGCCTCTTCTGCCTGCTTTTCTCCCACATTTAAAATTAGACTGGGAATTTCTGAAGATAAACTTCCGGTAGTTGCAATTAAATTTTCTTTATATTGTTCAATAAGTTCTTTTCCAATTCTGGGATAGCCTGCATATAAACCTAGTTTATATCCTAATGTTGATAATTTAGAAAGATTTTTAAATCCTTCATGATTTTTAGCAAGTAATATCTGAGTATATCTACGATCCGGATTATCTTTTGTAAACTTATTTTGTAAATATGTTTCAGATATATACAGTTCACAACCGATAATTGGTAAAATCTCATTTTTTAAAGGTTCAGAACCATTGCCTTCTAAAATTTTAGTATTATGATCTTTAATAGATCCATTAGCTTTTTTTATTTCATTGAGAAAAGCAAATGCACCCATCAAGTTGCCCGTATCCGTTACACCTAAAGCGGGCATGTTATATTCTAAGGTTTTTTTTATTAAATCAGAATGTTTACTGGTAGAAGTAAGTATTGAATAAACCGAATGATTGTGAAAGTGGAAAAAAGATGAATAATTTATTTCATCTACAGATTTTTTAGTACTTTCTGATTTCCCTTTTAGTTGCTTATTAAAATCTTTGACCTGTTCACGAATAACAATATCAAAAGGTTGAAAAGGTTCAGGATGAGTTTCAATAAAAGCACTTAATTCTTCTTCTGTAAAATTCAGCTTATTTGCACTTATTTGGTTTCGTCTAACCAACTCCCAAAATGCCTGAGCAGTAGCATTAACGTCTGCCGCAGCATTGTGTGCCTCATCAAAACCATGCCCAAATAATTTTTCATATAATTCGGAAAGTTTAGGAAATTTAAATCCACCTCCCATACCTCCGGGCAAAGCACAAAAATTAGTTCCCTCACGGGCTGTATCTATTAACGGAAGATCCGCAATATGGTTTTCAATTGATTTTCGATAAAATTCAGCTCCAACAATCGGGATGTCGAATGCTATATTTTGTCCGACTAAAATCGGATTATCTGCAAGCACCGCATTAAATTGATCCAATACGGTTTTAAGATCATGACCTTCCGCTAATGCTTTTTCGGTACTTATACCGTGAATTTTTTGAGCATTGAAAGGTATGTCGTATCCTTCGGGTTTAATTATATAGTCATAGTTTTCAATTAAATCACCATTTTCATCATGTAACTGCCAGGCAATTTGAACCATTCTAGGCCAATTGTCTGAATCGGAAACAGGTGCATTTGCATTGGCAGGAAGACCTGTGGTTTCAGTATCAAAAACTAGGAATTTCATAATACAAAGTTAGGGATTTCTTTATGAATCTAACTTTTAAATCTTAAGTTCCTTCAATATTTCATTTCTTAAAAATAACTTTGAAAGATATTGGAATTGAATAAAATAGAGTGAAATTTTACATTAAAAAAATTACAGGGTAAAGAAAGATTAGTTTCTATTTAAACTGAATGTAAAATATAATTTAACAGCCTGAAATTTTACATGTATTACATATAAAATATTTATAAGCAAATCATTTATTAGGTCTAATTTTTGATTTTTTATTTTACTAAAACAATAAAAAAACATAGTGTATGGAAAATATTATTGAAAAACTTCAAAAAGAAGTAGGTCTCAGTGAAGATCAAGCGGTGAAATCTTTAAATGTAATAAAAGAATATATGGATAAAGAAGATTTACATGTTGATTGGGAAAAATTCTTTAAAGGGAAATACGAACATTTTAAAGATTCAGTATCTAATTTTTTTAGTAAAATATCCAATAAGGCAGAAGATTGGGGTGATAAAATAGGAGATAAGGTAGAGGATTTAACCACAGATGCGAAACGAAAAATTAGAGATGCATCTAAAAAAGAATAGATTAAGTTTTTTAACTTATATAAATTTGTGCAAGAAGCTTATCAATTAAGCTTCTTTTTTTATTTAAAAAAATCATTTTTTGATTTAAAAATTAGTATTTCGGCTATGAAAATAAGATAGATTTTAAATGAATTAATTTAATTAGGACTGAAATTGAAATCTAGTTTAAAAACCTATTATTTGTTTTAAATTCATGATAAAAAATTACTAATGTTTTTAATATAAAAATAGTTGATAAACCATAAAATATGTATTTTTGTATCTCTTCTATAATAGGATAAAAATGTTAGTATTAAAATTTGGAGGCACCAGCGTAGGAAGTGCAGAACGTATAAAAAATTTAGCTGAATTAACTAAAGGTCAAAAACCGAAGATTGTTGTTTTGTCTGCTATGAGTGGAACAACTAATGCCTTAGTAGAAATATCTCAAGCTCTTTATGAAAAAAATACTTCTAAGGCGAAAGAATTAATACAATCTCTAGAAGATAAATACAGAAAGGAAATAAAAGATCTGTACAAGAATGAAACCATTGCCAAGAAAGGGAACGAACTTTTGGATGATTATTTCAATTATATAACTTCATTCCTGGATTTTCCTATATTTACTTCCAAAGAAGAAAAAATAATTTTGGCTCAAGGTGAACTTTTGAGTACTCATATGTTCCATTTTTACATGAGTGAAATCGGAGAAAAAACGATATTGCTTCCGGCGTTAGAATTTATGAGAATAAACAAAGACGGTGAACCGGATTTTCCTTATATAGAAGAACGTATTAAAGAAGAAATTAAAAAGTATCCTGATATAGATTTTTTTATTACTCAAGGATATATTTGTAAAAATGCTCAAGGAGACATAGACAATTTGCAAAGAGGGGGAAGTGATTATACAGCTTGTATAATTGGCGCCGTAATTGATGCTGAAGAAATACAAATATGGACCGATATCGACGGGATGCATAATAACGATCCTAGATTTGTTAATAAAACTCATCCCATAAATGAATTAAGTTTTGATGAAGCTGCAGAATTAGCCTATTTCGGAGCAAAGATTTTACATCCAACCTGTATTCTTCCTGCACAGAAAAGAGGAATACCCGTAGCTTTGAAAAATACAATGCAACCTGAAGCTAAAGGTACTTTAATAGGTAATATTAATACTCCGGAAGGAATTCGTGCCGTAGCAGCAAAGGATGGTATTTACGCCATAACCATAAAAAGTGGTAGAATGCTATTGGCGTATGGATTTTTAAAGACAATTTTTGAAATTTTCGATAAATATAAAACCTCTATAGATATGATTACCACTTCAGAGGTTGCTGTATCATTAACCATTGACAATCCTTCTAATTTAGAATATATATTAAAGGAATTAAGAGAAATAGCCAATGTAGAATATGAAAAAGATCAAACCATTATTGCCATAGTTGGAAATATTGCAAAAAATGAATCAGGTTATGCTGTTAAAATTTTGGAAGCTCTTAAAAATATTCCTCTGCATATGATATCTTATGGAGGAAGTGAGCATAATATATCAGTAGTAATTGACAGCAAAAGTAAAAAAGAAGCTTTACAAGCTTTAAATACAACTCTTTTTGGATATTAAAGATATAAGATAATTTAGTTAAATTTTAATAATAAATATATCATTAATCAAAATACCTTTAAGTTAATTACTTAAAGGTATTTTTTATATCGTAATTATACTATATAATCTAAATTGTAAATGCAATTTTATCGATGTAATGATTCTAATTGATTTTAGAAAATAGATAACATGTAACATAATTATATTTTTTCAATATTAGAATCTATCACTACTAATTGTTACTTTAAAAATACCAACTAAAAATAAGTGCAAGTAATATAAAATTTATCCTAAAAAAACATTAAATAAACTTGAAAAGATGAAATAAAATAAAGGGAATGAATTTTACCGTTACGGTACTGTAAGAAAAATACAATGCTATGAATATTAATTATTTATATCTGGATAAATTTGTTTATTAGAAAATAAAAAATCAAAGTTGAACTATAATATTGATAAAAAATTTCTAATTTCGCAAAAAAATCTTAGCATGAATTTGGTAATTGTTGAATCGCCCGCAAAGGCCAAAACAATAAAAAAATTTTTAGGAAATGACTTTGAAGTTGAATCTAGTTATGGTCATATAACTGATTTGGCAAAAAAAGACATGGGTATAGATATGAAAACTCTAGAGCCCATATATCAAGTCTCCTCAGATAAAAAAGAAGTCGTTAAAAAACTAAAATCATTAGCAAAAAAAGCTGATACTGTATGGTTGGCTTCCGATGAAGATCGTGAAGGGGAAGCCATTGCTTGGCATTTATTTAATGAATTACAACTTAAATCAGAAAATACTAAAAGAATTGTTTTTCATGAAATAACCAAAAATGCCATACAAAAAGCCATTCAAAACCCCAGAAATATAGATATTAATCTGGTTAATGCACAACAGGCCCGAAGAGTGTTGGACCGATTGGTAGGATTTGAAATGTCACCTATTCTTTGGTCTAAAATAAAAGCCGGATTATCTGCAGGAAGAGTACAATCTGTGGCTGTACGTTTGATCTGTGAAAGAGAAAAGGAAATTGAAAAATTTATTCCGGTTCCTACGTATAAAGTTGAAGCAGATTTTTACAATAAATCTCATAATTTATTAAAAAGTAAATTAAATACTGATTTTCAAGACTATTCTAAGGCATTAGATTTTATACAAAGAGCCCAAGGGAAAACATTTACCATATCCAATGTTGAGACTCGTCCAAGTAAAAGAAGTCCATCAGCCCCTTTCACTACATCTACTTTACAACAAGAAGCTGCCAAATTAGGATTTTCAGTTAGTAGAACAATGATGTTAGCTCAACAGCTCTACGAATCGGGGTACATTACCTACATGAGAACCGATAGCGTCAATTTATCAGAAGAAGCTTTGAATTCTGCAAAAGATGTAATTATTGGACAATATGGAAAAGAATATTTAAATACACGTCAATATACCACAAAAAATAAGTCGGCTCAAGAAGCTCACGAAGCTATTCGTCCAACCAATTTATCCGTACAAGAAGCAGGGGCAGATGATTCACAAAAGAAACTATATCATTTAATTTGGAGAAGAACTTTGGCTTCACAAATGGCCGATGCTAAATTAGAAAGAACAATTGTCGATATATCAAATCCGGAATTAAAAGAGAAGTTCGTAACAAAAGGAGAAGTTATTGTCTTTGATGGATTTTTAAAAGTATACCAAATTCAAAAAGAAGAAGATTCAGCCGATGAAGACAATAATGAAGGACTCTTACCTGTCGTAGAAAAAGGAGAAGAAGTACAACTATCTCAAATTATTGGCGAAGAAAAATTCAGTAGGCCGGCAGCTAGATATAATGAAGCCTCTTTAGTAAGGAAATTAGAAGAATTAGGTATCGGGCGTCCTTCCACATATGCTCCTACTATTTCTACAATTCAAAAAAGACAATATGTGGAAATCAGAGATTTAGATCCCAAACAAAGGGAGGTTAAGAAAATTCTTTTAAAAGATGATACTATAAAAGAAAGTGTTGAAATTGAAAATTATGGAGCGGATCGAAGGAAATTAATGCCGACAGATATAGGATTAGTTGTAAATGAATTTTTGACGGAACATTTTCCAACCATATTAGATTATGGCTTCACAGCAAAGGTTGAAGAAGACTTTGACAATATAGCCGGAGGAAATGAAAACTGGAAAGAAATGCTGACAGGTTTTTATGATGATTTTCACCCCCATGTAGAAGAAGTAAAAGAAACGGCAGAAAGAGCTACAGGAGAAAGATTATTAGGTCAAGATCCTATAAGCGGTAAAAATATTTATGCTCGCATAGGCAGATTCGGTCCAATGATTCAAATGGGTGAAACCGAAGATGAAGAAAAGCCTAAATTCGCCGGTTTAATGAAAGGGCAACACATAAATTCAATCACTTTAGAAGAATCGCTTAAATTATTTGAATTGCCTAAGTATTTAGGAGATTATGAAGATAAAAAAGTTGAAGTAAATACGGGAAGATTTGGTCCTTATGTTAAACATAACAGCAAGTTTTTTTCCTTAAAACCTAAAGAAGGAGATGAAATTTCAACCATTACTTTAGAAAGAGCTATCGAATTAATAGAAGCGAAAAGGGAAGCAGACAGAAATAAATTTATTAAAGCATTTGAATCAGAAGATCCAATTATTGAAATTTTAAATGGAAGATGGGGGCCTTATATTAAACAAGGAAAAGAAAATTATAAAATCCCTAAAGACACGGAAGCCGATAAAATAACTCTTGAAGATGTCAAAAAATTAATCTCGGAATCAGGTAGTAAAACCAAGCCTAAATCCAAAACCAAATCAAAAAAGAAATAAGTGGAAGCATTGCGAGATTTTTTGCATCCGGTAGATGAATCTTTGATATATGCACAACCGGATTCAGTAGGAAGCAAGATACAATTTTACTGGGATAAAAAACTTGAAGAGAATAGTGTTGTAATAATTGGTTGTCCCGATTTAAGAGGTACCGGCCATAAAAAAGAGTTTTCCAATTTAAGGTTGATCCGTGAAGAATTCTATCAATTAGTATGGAATGATTGGAATTTAAAGTTGTATGATTTGGGAGATATAATTCCTGGAAATGAATGGGAGGATACAGATTTTGCTCTCAAAAAAGTATTAGAAGAATTATTGGAAATGAAGGTACAACCCATTATCTTAGGTGGAAATATGGGACTGAATTATACCGCCTATAAAGCACTTTCTATACTAAAAAAGCCTTTAAATTATACCGCAGTTGATACGAAAATTGAAATTGGAAATACAGAAGGAAAGCTAACGGATAAAAATTATCTTTCCAAGATGATAGTTGAAGATTTTAATTTACTTTTCAATTTTACTAATATAGGATATCAAAGTTACTACGTACCTCAATCAACATTAAAAAAATTTAACACCTTAGATTTTGAAGGCATACGTTTAGGAAATATAACAACAAATATAAAAGATTCAGAGCCTATATTCAGAAGCTCTGATTTTGTAGGGATCAATTTGGACTCTGTAGAGTCTTATGATGGTACTCTCTCAACCGGAAGTACGGTAAACGGATTCACCAATCGTGAAATTTGTGGTTTATCAAGGTATATAGGTTTATCTAAACAGGTAAAAATAATAGGGATCTATAATTTTTTAGGATATTCATACAATAAAATGAATGAAAAATTAGTTTCTCAAATTTTGTGGTATCTGATAGAAGGTAAAAATCAGCAAGAATATTATGAAAATGATGAATACATAAAATATACTGTTTTACATGAAGATAAAGAGTTGGTCTTTTTAAAAGATAAATATGTCGATAGATGGTGGTTGGCTATCGATTTTGAGGACAATGAAAATCTTCCTTTCTTAGTTCCGTGTTCATTAAATGATTACAAAGAAGCTTTAGAAGGAAATGTTCCCGAGCGATATTGGAAAACTTTCAAAAAGTTTTTATAAACGGCCACAGATAAAATTAACGCTGATTTTAATAGAAGAACAAAAAAATTTTTAAATAAAATAAAAAAATAGTAGTTTTACAATTTTTAAAAGAAACTTTGGTTATAATGAGAAAAGTATTATTACTCTTATTGGCAACGTCAACAATAATTTCTTGTAATTCATCCAAAAAAGGAAGAGCAGGAAAACCGGGATCACAAGGAGAGATTGTAGTTACGCAAAAGAGTCAGCAATGGAATAACAAAAAACC is a window from the Apibacter sp. B3706 genome containing:
- the dnaE gene encoding DNA polymerase III subunit alpha — translated: MKFLVFDTETTGLPANANAPVSDSDNWPRMVQIAWQLHDENGDLIENYDYIIKPEGYDIPFNAQKIHGISTEKALAEGHDLKTVLDQFNAVLADNPILVGQNIAFDIPIVGAEFYRKSIENHIADLPLIDTAREGTNFCALPGGMGGGFKFPKLSELYEKLFGHGFDEAHNAAADVNATAQAFWELVRRNQISANKLNFTEEELSAFIETHPEPFQPFDIVIREQVKDFNKQLKGKSESTKKSVDEINYSSFFHFHNHSVYSILTSTSKHSDLIKKTLEYNMPALGVTDTGNLMGAFAFLNEIKKANGSIKDHNTKILEGNGSEPLKNEILPIIGCELYISETYLQNKFTKDNPDRRYTQILLAKNHEGFKNLSKLSTLGYKLGLYAGYPRIGKELIEQYKENLIATTGSLSSEIPSLILNVGEKQAEEAFIYWHGLFGDDFYVELLRHHLDEEEHLNKVLIKFAKKYGVKVLAQNDTFYISKKEAETQDILLCIKDGEKQSTPKGRGFGRRYGLPNDEYNFKSQTEMAQLFADIPEAIENFEDFIKKFEPYQLTRDVLLPKFDIPDEFKDPQDEVDGGKRGENAYLAYLTWEGAKKRYGDQLSEDTKDRLQFELETIAKTGYPGYFLIVQDFTSQARKMGVSVGPGRGSAAGSAVAYCIGITNIDPIKYDLLFERFLNPDRVSLPDIDIDFDDRGREKIIQWVVDKYGENQVAQIITYGTLAGRSAIRDAGRVLELPLSDTDRLSKNLPSTLNLTKLKNKTESELIKDFGKEESVPVLQLKQKFNQYDLEGRVIQNAYQLEGSLRNTGVHACGVIITPEDITNLIPVAVAKDSSLLVSQFDNSVVESAGLLKMDFLGLRTLTIIADTIEIIRKRTGEVLNPDDFPLDDDKTYEIFKNGNTVGIFQYESPGMQKHLKALQPDKFEDLIAMNALYRPGPLQYIPNFINRKHGKEEISYDLEDMEEYLADTYGITVYQEQVMLLSQKLAGFSKGDADVLRKAMGKKQIQVLNKMEARFLEGAIERGHPEDKLKKIWEDWKAFAQYAFNKSHSTCYAFIAFQTAYLKAHFPAEFMAALLSNNLNNLTTLSFFMEECKNMGLEVLGPDVNESDYEFTVNEKGAIRFGMGAIKGIGENAVEAVVSERQTKGKYKNLFEFFERTDLKNINKKVLENLVLAGAFDGLANNNRAQFFKEENGTSTIEKLVRYGIAYQDNKNSAQNSLFGDLGDEGFDVMKPVIPETEEWSTMYKLGREKEVVGIYISAHPMDNYKYEIALIKPIDISEINENKENYINKEVYIAGMISRFEHKEINDGRTRIAYFDLEDKTGTISLKLKKNYLDLQKYLIPNLFVLVKITVGMIKDNGFVYINVLNIEELSDVIGKHAKKLTIKINLENLDENTITTLNKVCDENAGSKDIHFEIIDKKNNVYLESQSMNRRVNINKQILDVLRNDLYLDFRLN
- a CDS encoding aspartate kinase; translated protein: MLVLKFGGTSVGSAERIKNLAELTKGQKPKIVVLSAMSGTTNALVEISQALYEKNTSKAKELIQSLEDKYRKEIKDLYKNETIAKKGNELLDDYFNYITSFLDFPIFTSKEEKIILAQGELLSTHMFHFYMSEIGEKTILLPALEFMRINKDGEPDFPYIEERIKEEIKKYPDIDFFITQGYICKNAQGDIDNLQRGGSDYTACIIGAVIDAEEIQIWTDIDGMHNNDPRFVNKTHPINELSFDEAAELAYFGAKILHPTCILPAQKRGIPVALKNTMQPEAKGTLIGNINTPEGIRAVAAKDGIYAITIKSGRMLLAYGFLKTIFEIFDKYKTSIDMITTSEVAVSLTIDNPSNLEYILKELREIANVEYEKDQTIIAIVGNIAKNESGYAVKILEALKNIPLHMISYGGSEHNISVVIDSKSKKEALQALNTTLFGY
- the topA gene encoding type I DNA topoisomerase; this encodes MNLVIVESPAKAKTIKKFLGNDFEVESSYGHITDLAKKDMGIDMKTLEPIYQVSSDKKEVVKKLKSLAKKADTVWLASDEDREGEAIAWHLFNELQLKSENTKRIVFHEITKNAIQKAIQNPRNIDINLVNAQQARRVLDRLVGFEMSPILWSKIKAGLSAGRVQSVAVRLICEREKEIEKFIPVPTYKVEADFYNKSHNLLKSKLNTDFQDYSKALDFIQRAQGKTFTISNVETRPSKRSPSAPFTTSTLQQEAAKLGFSVSRTMMLAQQLYESGYITYMRTDSVNLSEEALNSAKDVIIGQYGKEYLNTRQYTTKNKSAQEAHEAIRPTNLSVQEAGADDSQKKLYHLIWRRTLASQMADAKLERTIVDISNPELKEKFVTKGEVIVFDGFLKVYQIQKEEDSADEDNNEGLLPVVEKGEEVQLSQIIGEEKFSRPAARYNEASLVRKLEELGIGRPSTYAPTISTIQKRQYVEIRDLDPKQREVKKILLKDDTIKESVEIENYGADRRKLMPTDIGLVVNEFLTEHFPTILDYGFTAKVEEDFDNIAGGNENWKEMLTGFYDDFHPHVEEVKETAERATGERLLGQDPISGKNIYARIGRFGPMIQMGETEDEEKPKFAGLMKGQHINSITLEESLKLFELPKYLGDYEDKKVEVNTGRFGPYVKHNSKFFSLKPKEGDEISTITLERAIELIEAKREADRNKFIKAFESEDPIIEILNGRWGPYIKQGKENYKIPKDTEADKITLEDVKKLISESGSKTKPKSKTKSKKK